From the Solibacillus sp. FSL R5-0449 genome, one window contains:
- a CDS encoding MBL fold metallo-hydrolase translates to MLFKKKTELSEKNGVKMMNGSVQFQAIHLNVHCFEVDGILIDTGSASLLKQFKPFFEQMDVDQIMLTHYHEDHSGGAHFLQKTYDLPIFMHPLNIEESAKKANYPLYRKLFWGARRPFLAQPVGDSFSSRTAEWKVIETPGHTEDHVAYLNESTGQLFTGDLYVTPKTKVVLREESIPQIIRSLEKVLTYDFLEIYCNHAGYIENGRDVLLRKLYYLKELSAKIEMMNEEGLTTDEITAQLFNKKYPITKLSLGEWDAAHIVSSVLNK, encoded by the coding sequence ATGTTATTTAAGAAAAAAACGGAGCTGAGTGAAAAGAACGGAGTAAAAATGATGAATGGATCTGTTCAATTTCAAGCTATTCACTTGAATGTTCATTGCTTTGAAGTGGACGGTATACTCATCGATACAGGTTCTGCCTCACTTCTTAAACAGTTTAAGCCTTTTTTCGAACAGATGGACGTTGATCAGATTATGTTGACCCATTATCATGAAGATCACTCCGGAGGCGCGCATTTTTTGCAGAAAACTTATGATCTGCCAATATTTATGCATCCGCTCAATATAGAAGAAAGTGCTAAGAAAGCAAACTATCCTTTATACCGCAAACTGTTCTGGGGGGCAAGACGGCCGTTTCTAGCACAGCCTGTTGGCGATTCTTTTTCATCAAGAACTGCTGAGTGGAAAGTGATTGAAACTCCCGGACATACAGAGGACCATGTAGCCTATTTAAATGAATCGACAGGTCAACTTTTTACAGGAGATCTGTATGTAACACCGAAAACAAAAGTCGTTTTGCGTGAAGAGAGCATTCCACAAATTATCCGATCGCTGGAGAAAGTATTAACATACGACTTTCTAGAAATCTATTGTAATCATGCAGGATATATTGAAAATGGGAGAGACGTTTTACTACGAAAACTTTATTACTTAAAAGAGCTAAGTGCTAAAATCGAAATGATGAACGAAGAGGGTTTGACAACGGATGAAATAACAGCGCAGCTTTTCAATAAAAAGTATCCGATTACTAAACTGTCTTTAGGCGAATGGGATGCGGCACATATTGTTTCTTCTGTGCTGAACAAATAA
- a CDS encoding DUF47 family protein, translating to MFNSKKPDPFFEGLLNIAKNVQQGANYAKESTITTVSELKQIQIKMKSYETAGDKLIHELIVKLNDSFMTPIEREDILSLAIKLDDILDGIENTIAHFEMYSFTEVNQYMRDFVDYIAKSSDEAVKAMELLNKKDLIGMRQHAILIKDYERECDEIFRKSITELFQTEKDPIRLIIFKDLYEQLEEIADYCQNVANTIESIIMRNA from the coding sequence ATGTTTAATTCTAAAAAACCGGATCCATTTTTTGAAGGATTATTAAATATTGCAAAAAATGTACAACAAGGTGCCAACTATGCTAAAGAATCGACAATTACTACTGTATCAGAACTAAAACAAATTCAAATTAAAATGAAGTCCTATGAAACAGCAGGGGACAAGCTGATCCATGAATTAATCGTGAAATTAAACGATTCGTTTATGACACCAATTGAACGAGAAGATATTTTATCATTGGCTATTAAACTGGACGATATTCTGGATGGCATTGAAAATACAATTGCCCACTTCGAAATGTACTCTTTTACAGAAGTGAACCAGTACATGCGTGACTTTGTAGATTATATTGCCAAATCATCAGATGAAGCAGTAAAAGCAATGGAGTTATTGAATAAAAAAGATTTAATCGGAATGCGTCAACATGCAATTCTGATCAAAGATTATGAGCGTGAATGTGATGAAATTTTCCGTAAATCCATTACTGAACTATTCCAGACTGAAAAAGATCCAATTCGCTTAATCATCTTTAAAGATTTATATGAGCAGTTAGAAGAAATTGCGGACTACTGCCAAAATGTAGCGAATACAATCGAATCAATTATTATGCGAAATGCATAA
- a CDS encoding inorganic phosphate transporter yields the protein MDTLLIITVLVVIFALAFDFINGFHDTANAIATSVSTRALKPRVAVLLAAFMNFIGAMTFVGVAKAVASGIVDPFSLNAFEGDTTGSVVILAALCSAITWNLLTWYFGIPSSSSHTLIGSIAGAAVASAGMNILNYEGFFKILQALIISPILALTLGFIVMKLFKFIFHRSPLYGTTKAFRLTQIGTAALQSFTHGTNDAQKAMGIITMALIAANLQSTDEVQNWVRFACALAMGLGTSVGGYKIIKTVGGKIMKIRPVNGVAADLTSASIIFGATVIALPVSTTHVISSAIMGVGAAQRVKGVKWGMARKIVVTWFITLPISALMAGLFYFLISLIF from the coding sequence ATGGATACGTTATTAATCATTACCGTACTCGTTGTCATCTTTGCGCTGGCATTCGATTTTATTAACGGTTTCCATGATACAGCGAATGCGATCGCAACATCTGTTTCGACGCGAGCACTAAAACCTCGAGTAGCTGTTCTGTTAGCGGCATTTATGAACTTTATAGGTGCAATGACGTTTGTAGGTGTAGCAAAAGCTGTAGCATCTGGAATTGTGGATCCATTCTCTTTAAACGCATTTGAAGGGGATACAACAGGATCTGTCGTAATTTTGGCAGCATTATGTTCTGCCATCACATGGAACTTATTAACTTGGTATTTCGGTATTCCATCAAGTTCTTCACATACTTTAATCGGTTCAATTGCTGGTGCAGCAGTGGCATCTGCAGGTATGAATATTTTAAACTATGAAGGCTTCTTTAAAATTTTGCAGGCGTTAATCATTTCGCCGATCTTAGCATTAACTCTTGGTTTTATCGTAATGAAATTATTCAAATTTATTTTCCACCGTTCACCATTGTACGGAACAACGAAAGCATTCCGTTTAACGCAAATCGGTACAGCGGCATTACAATCGTTTACACATGGTACGAATGATGCGCAAAAAGCGATGGGTATTATTACAATGGCTCTAATCGCGGCAAACTTGCAATCAACTGATGAAGTACAAAACTGGGTACGTTTTGCCTGTGCACTGGCGATGGGTCTTGGGACATCGGTAGGCGGATATAAAATCATTAAAACAGTCGGCGGTAAGATCATGAAAATCCGACCGGTCAACGGGGTAGCTGCTGACTTAACTTCGGCATCGATCATTTTTGGTGCCACAGTCATCGCACTACCGGTTTCGACAACACATGTAATTTCTTCTGCAATTATGGGTGTCGGTGCAGCACAACGTGTGAAAGGCGTTAAATGGGGGATGGCACGTAAAATTGTAGTGACGTGGTTTATCACATTGCCAATTTCCGCATTAATGGCCGGATTATTCTACTTCTTAATTAGCCTTATTTTCTAA
- a CDS encoding trypsin-like peptidase domain-containing protein: MTEKPNTEELTEEEFLELVLEEQEKALAKEREERLNPQPKKLKKQKPFVRIVVWLMALTLAFSTFAVIFNVYSIPAIEFLKVSTQLSNQENIQTYKQSVVTINTDSGKGTGFAISDNGYIITNDHVIDDALTITVVFPDDTLYKAEVVESYEDYDLALLKVDAENLPFLPLARASEFRKNEPIYFIGNPLAFSGIANKGTIIGYTTAADIEPDIIMIDAPVYRGNSGSPVINENGDVIGVVFATGNREGHGKVGLFIPVENVHELFQGYLK; encoded by the coding sequence ATGACAGAGAAACCGAATACTGAAGAACTGACAGAAGAAGAATTTTTGGAACTTGTTTTGGAAGAACAGGAAAAGGCGCTTGCAAAAGAGCGGGAAGAACGTTTAAACCCACAGCCGAAAAAATTGAAAAAACAAAAACCATTTGTTCGAATTGTAGTATGGCTGATGGCATTAACATTAGCTTTCAGCACGTTTGCCGTGATTTTCAATGTGTATTCCATTCCAGCCATCGAATTTTTAAAAGTATCGACACAATTATCAAATCAGGAAAATATTCAAACATATAAACAATCTGTTGTCACGATTAATACCGATTCAGGAAAAGGGACAGGATTTGCAATATCAGACAACGGCTACATAATTACGAATGATCATGTCATTGACGATGCGCTGACAATCACCGTCGTTTTTCCGGATGATACACTTTATAAAGCTGAGGTAGTGGAATCATATGAAGATTATGATTTGGCACTGTTGAAAGTGGATGCGGAAAACTTGCCATTCCTGCCACTTGCCCGGGCGAGTGAATTCCGTAAAAATGAGCCGATTTATTTTATCGGAAATCCGCTTGCATTTAGCGGGATTGCCAATAAAGGAACGATTATCGGCTATACTACGGCCGCTGATATTGAGCCGGATATCATTATGATAGATGCACCCGTGTATCGCGGAAATAGCGGTAGCCCCGTTATTAACGAAAATGGAGACGTAATCGGTGTTGTATTTGCGACAGGAAATCGTGAAGGGCACGGTAAAGTCGGGTTGTTTATCCCGGTAGAAAATGTGCATGAACTGTTTCAGGGTTATTTGAAGTGA
- a CDS encoding malic enzyme-like NAD(P)-binding protein, giving the protein MDLMKKSLEMHEHFGGKMEIRAKVPVQDKYDLSLAYSPGVAAPCLAIEQNPSTVYDYTMKGNLVAVITDGTAVLGLGDIGPEAALPVMEGKALLLKRFANVDAVPVCLNTKDVDEIVSVVKAISPTYGAINLEDISAPRCFEIEDRLRAECSIPVFHDDQHGTAIVVGAGLINAVKLVKKDVAKMKVVINGAGAAGIAILRILIQMGYTNVIMCDTKGIIYEGRPEGMNPVKEQVAHLSNPEQLRGTLDDALVGADVFIGVSAANILTEKHIKSMAIDPIVFALANPDPEITPENAKKWGVKIIGTGRSDHANQVNNMLAFPGIFRGALDVRATDINESMKLAAVEAIASLVTDEELNEDFIIPSSMDERVAGVVAKAVGSAAIESGVSELFQQVDLINTSVAI; this is encoded by the coding sequence ATGGATTTAATGAAAAAATCACTGGAAATGCACGAACATTTTGGCGGGAAAATGGAGATCCGTGCAAAAGTTCCGGTTCAGGATAAATATGATTTGAGTTTAGCGTATTCTCCGGGTGTCGCGGCCCCTTGTCTGGCAATTGAACAGAATCCTTCGACGGTTTATGACTATACGATGAAAGGGAATTTAGTAGCGGTTATTACAGATGGAACTGCGGTTTTAGGTTTAGGGGATATCGGTCCGGAAGCAGCGTTGCCGGTAATGGAAGGGAAGGCATTATTATTAAAGCGCTTTGCAAATGTCGATGCGGTGCCTGTATGTTTAAACACTAAAGACGTAGACGAAATTGTCAGCGTCGTAAAAGCAATTTCCCCAACTTATGGGGCAATTAATCTGGAAGACATTTCAGCGCCTCGCTGTTTTGAAATTGAAGACCGACTACGTGCTGAATGTTCAATCCCTGTATTTCATGATGACCAGCATGGAACGGCGATTGTTGTAGGAGCAGGTTTAATCAATGCAGTAAAACTAGTGAAAAAAGATGTGGCGAAAATGAAAGTTGTCATCAACGGTGCAGGGGCGGCAGGTATTGCGATTCTCCGTATTTTAATTCAAATGGGTTACACGAATGTCATTATGTGTGACACGAAAGGCATTATTTATGAAGGGCGTCCTGAAGGGATGAATCCTGTAAAAGAACAGGTTGCTCATTTATCGAATCCGGAGCAGTTACGCGGTACATTGGATGATGCATTAGTAGGTGCGGATGTGTTTATCGGGGTGTCTGCAGCGAATATTTTAACGGAAAAGCATATTAAATCGATGGCTATAGATCCGATTGTATTTGCTTTAGCAAATCCGGATCCTGAAATAACACCGGAAAATGCAAAAAAGTGGGGCGTAAAAATTATCGGTACCGGCCGTTCTGATCATGCAAACCAAGTTAATAATATGCTGGCCTTCCCGGGGATTTTCCGTGGTGCACTTGACGTAAGAGCGACAGATATCAATGAATCGATGAAGCTGGCGGCGGTTGAAGCTATTGCATCGCTCGTAACAGATGAAGAGCTCAATGAAGACTTCATTATTCCAAGTTCAATGGATGAACGTGTTGCAGGTGTTGTGGCGAAAGCGGTGGGATCTGCTGCAATCGAATCAGGGGTATCTGAATTGTTCCAGCAAGTAGATCTAATCAATACTTCGGTAGCCATTTAA
- the pepF gene encoding oligoendopeptidase F, translating to MSMLNRSDVPVEETWNLEDLFATEQAYTTAIEEIRQLAEETAEGLAGTITDVQGAINAIEATEKIQEKMVVVGTYASLSHSVDQTSTDNQMRAASFGSFAAKLATKLSFVKSDLLALDEAVLKEAQSVKPEYANYIDKLLVQKPHQLHPEAEKALAAFGATFNAPYELYNTTKLVDMKFPNFEVDGESFPLSYNLFEGDWELETDTNKRRAAFEAFSKKLRDYQHTTAKTYNTHLTIEKTEADLRGYDNIFDSLLESQQVDRSMYNRQIDLIMNELAPHMRRYAKLLQKTHQLDKMTFADLKISLDPSYEPTITVEESRQYMKDGLSIMGEHYTNMIDRSFDERWIDFAQNAGKFTGAFCSSPYGVHPYVLISWTSRMNEVFVLAHELGHAGHFYLANDAQNIFNARPSLYFIEAPSTMNEMLMANHLLKNSTDARFKRWVISTIISRTYYHNFVTHLLEAAYQRKVYEIIDAGGSVNAPKLNELKREVLEQFWGDTVEVTEGAELTWMRQPHYYMGLYPYTYSAGLTISTQVSQRILNGDEAAVEQWIDVLKSGGTKTPVELAQMAGVDITTEQPLRDTIAFIGDLITQLEQLTAELQTV from the coding sequence ATGTCAATGTTGAATCGTAGTGATGTACCGGTTGAAGAAACTTGGAATTTGGAAGATTTATTTGCTACAGAACAAGCCTACACAACGGCAATCGAAGAAATAAGACAACTTGCAGAAGAAACTGCAGAGGGGCTTGCAGGGACAATTACTGATGTACAAGGCGCCATTAATGCCATTGAAGCAACAGAAAAAATTCAGGAGAAAATGGTTGTTGTCGGCACATATGCGAGCCTTTCACATAGCGTTGACCAAACAAGCACAGATAATCAAATGCGTGCCGCAAGCTTTGGTTCATTTGCCGCAAAACTTGCTACTAAGCTATCTTTTGTAAAAAGTGATTTACTTGCGTTGGACGAAGCTGTATTAAAAGAAGCACAATCTGTAAAACCAGAATACGCTAATTATATTGATAAACTGCTCGTACAAAAACCGCATCAATTACATCCGGAAGCGGAAAAAGCATTGGCAGCATTCGGTGCCACATTCAACGCGCCATATGAACTGTACAATACTACAAAATTGGTAGATATGAAGTTTCCTAACTTTGAAGTAGATGGTGAATCATTCCCGCTTAGCTACAACTTGTTTGAAGGTGACTGGGAGCTGGAAACAGACACGAATAAACGTCGTGCTGCATTTGAAGCCTTTTCAAAAAAACTGCGTGATTATCAGCATACGACTGCCAAAACATATAATACACACTTGACGATTGAAAAAACGGAGGCGGACCTTCGTGGCTACGACAATATTTTTGATTCTTTATTAGAGTCACAGCAAGTAGACCGCTCAATGTATAACCGTCAAATCGACTTAATTATGAATGAGCTTGCTCCACATATGCGCCGTTATGCAAAACTGCTGCAAAAAACACATCAGTTGGACAAAATGACGTTTGCGGATCTTAAAATTTCATTAGATCCTTCATATGAGCCAACTATTACGGTGGAAGAATCCCGTCAATATATGAAAGACGGCTTATCGATTATGGGTGAGCATTATACGAACATGATCGATCGTTCTTTTGATGAGCGATGGATTGATTTTGCACAAAATGCAGGAAAATTTACTGGTGCATTCTGTTCAAGCCCATATGGTGTACATCCGTATGTATTGATTTCATGGACGAGCCGAATGAATGAAGTATTCGTATTAGCTCACGAACTTGGTCATGCCGGTCATTTCTACTTGGCAAACGATGCGCAAAACATCTTCAATGCTCGACCATCACTTTACTTCATTGAAGCACCATCAACAATGAATGAAATGCTGATGGCTAACCACTTACTGAAAAATTCTACAGATGCGCGCTTTAAACGTTGGGTCATCTCAACAATCATCAGCCGTACGTACTATCACAATTTCGTTACGCATTTACTTGAAGCAGCATACCAGCGCAAAGTATACGAAATTATCGATGCAGGCGGAAGCGTCAATGCACCGAAACTGAATGAATTAAAACGTGAAGTGCTTGAGCAATTCTGGGGAGATACAGTTGAAGTAACTGAAGGTGCAGAATTGACTTGGATGCGTCAGCCGCACTACTATATGGGCTTATATCCATATACGTATTCTGCTGGTTTAACGATCTCAACACAAGTTTCACAACGCATTTTAAACGGTGACGAAGCAGCTGTTGAGCAATGGATTGATGTATTAAAATCAGGCGGTACAAAAACACCTGTTGAACTAGCTCAAATGGCAGGAGTCGACATTACGACTGAACAGCCATTACGTGACACAATCGCATTTATCGGCGATTTAATTACACAATTGGAACAACTGACTGCAGAGCTGCAAACAGTTTAA
- a CDS encoding patatin family protein yields the protein MQEVKDCSLILEGGTFRTVFTAGVLDALMEEQIKMPYIAAISAGAINAVSYMSNQPERTMRVLTTYRNDPRYMGMRNFLKEKSLFGLDFAYNIVPNQLDLFDWDAYYNYRGEVEFGLTNAYTGKVEYKSAHTMTKTCDILQATCAIPILFPEIKIDNVPYYDGGLSDSIPIKRAIEKGYNKHLLILTREPGYIKSASRTNQWATKLFQKRYPRLAAAMRHRADMYNETIQYIAQKEIDQEAFIFKPDRPIKSFESKIDQMKANYEVGYEQAQKQMAELKGFLGIH from the coding sequence ATGCAGGAAGTGAAGGATTGTAGTCTAATACTTGAAGGCGGGACATTTCGAACAGTTTTTACAGCGGGAGTGTTGGATGCCCTCATGGAAGAACAGATAAAAATGCCGTATATTGCGGCAATTTCAGCAGGTGCCATCAACGCGGTGTCCTATATGTCAAATCAGCCGGAACGAACGATGCGTGTTTTGACAACATACCGCAATGATCCCCGCTATATGGGCATGCGGAATTTTTTAAAGGAAAAAAGCCTGTTCGGATTGGACTTTGCTTATAATATTGTGCCAAATCAGCTTGATTTATTTGATTGGGATGCCTATTACAATTACCGGGGCGAGGTGGAGTTCGGGCTGACGAATGCATATACCGGAAAAGTGGAGTATAAAAGTGCGCATACTATGACAAAAACATGTGATATTTTGCAGGCAACATGTGCCATTCCAATATTATTCCCTGAAATTAAAATTGACAATGTGCCTTATTATGATGGGGGATTATCGGATTCGATTCCAATCAAACGAGCGATTGAAAAAGGATATAACAAGCATCTGCTCATTTTGACGAGGGAACCGGGCTATATAAAAAGTGCTTCAAGAACAAATCAGTGGGCAACAAAGCTTTTCCAAAAACGCTATCCTAGACTCGCAGCTGCGATGAGACATCGTGCGGATATGTATAATGAAACAATTCAATATATTGCGCAAAAAGAAATTGATCAGGAAGCATTCATTTTTAAACCGGATCGGCCAATCAAAAGCTTTGAAAGCAAAATCGATCAAATGAAAGCGAATTATGAAGTCGGCTATGAGCAGGCACAAAAGCAAATGGCGGAGTTGAAAGGTTTTTTAGGTATTCATTAA
- a CDS encoding cation:proton antiporter, whose protein sequence is MFILQIVLVLFATKLAGHLAARLGQPSVLGKIIVGIILGPALLGWVHDTELLTVFSQIGVLLLMFLAGLETDLQEMNRNKKAAIYVALGGILLPIILGYAGSQYYGLSVGESIFIGLLLSATSVSISVQALRELGWLNSKEGSTLLGAAVLDDIVVVILIAIAMSFFAGSDTNIGLLIGKKVLFFAILIVLAKWFIPHFIRTFKKFRVTESILSAGLIICFGLSYFAEFLGIAGIIGAFFAGIAIAQTEYKEEIEHKVEPIAYGIFVPFFFVSIGLAVSFDGIGEQIGFIIVFSIIAVVSKFVGSGFGAKLAGFNTKSSMGVGAGMVSRGEVALILAAMGLEGGLLPGNYYTSIIIVIIVTTIVTPPLLKAIFGKRIAV, encoded by the coding sequence ATGTTTATTTTACAAATTGTGCTAGTTTTATTTGCTACAAAACTTGCTGGCCATCTTGCTGCAAGATTAGGGCAACCATCTGTACTCGGGAAAATTATCGTAGGTATTATTCTGGGTCCTGCATTACTTGGTTGGGTACATGATACTGAACTTTTAACTGTATTCAGCCAAATAGGTGTTTTACTGTTAATGTTTTTAGCGGGGCTTGAAACCGACCTTCAGGAAATGAATAGAAACAAAAAAGCGGCAATTTATGTTGCTTTAGGTGGTATTCTCCTGCCTATTATTTTGGGTTATGCAGGATCGCAATATTATGGGTTGTCTGTAGGGGAATCCATCTTTATTGGGTTATTACTTTCTGCAACTTCTGTCAGTATTTCGGTACAGGCATTAAGGGAGCTTGGCTGGCTGAATAGTAAAGAAGGTTCAACATTACTTGGAGCTGCGGTATTGGATGATATTGTAGTTGTCATTTTAATCGCAATTGCGATGAGTTTCTTTGCCGGGTCAGATACGAATATCGGTTTATTAATAGGTAAGAAAGTATTATTCTTTGCGATATTAATTGTACTGGCAAAATGGTTTATCCCACACTTTATAAGAACATTCAAGAAATTTAGAGTTACTGAATCGATATTGAGTGCAGGGTTGATTATTTGTTTTGGTTTATCATATTTTGCAGAATTCCTGGGTATCGCTGGTATTATCGGTGCTTTCTTTGCGGGTATTGCCATTGCACAGACAGAATATAAAGAAGAAATTGAGCATAAGGTTGAGCCGATTGCATACGGGATTTTTGTTCCGTTCTTCTTTGTTAGTATCGGATTAGCAGTTTCATTTGATGGAATCGGAGAACAAATCGGGTTTATTATCGTATTTTCAATCATTGCGGTTGTATCCAAATTCGTTGGTTCCGGATTCGGTGCGAAATTAGCCGGATTCAATACGAAATCCTCGATGGGTGTTGGAGCTGGAATGGTTTCCCGAGGCGAAGTTGCCCTAATATTAGCTGCAATGGGGCTTGAAGGAGGACTTCTTCCAGGTAATTATTATACATCGATAATTATTGTAATTATCGTAACAACAATTGTGACACCGCCTCTGCTTAAAGCAATTTTCGGGAAGAGAATAGCCGTTTAG
- the nhaC gene encoding Na+/H+ antiporter NhaC, translated as MNAKQHVKPHFIEALILILFIIALISYSIMKLGSVPHIPILIAIFVLFIYGFMRKLPYRVMEQSMITSVTTSIGAIYIFLLIGVLISSWLISGTIPTLLYIGLSIISASFFYAVVFIITSIIGTAIGSSLTTVATVGIAMLGVGNSIDASLAITAGAIVSGAFFGDKMSPLSDTTNLAATVAGIDLFTHIRNMMYTTIPAFTISLVVYAWISPSSQNMNTKLITSFKETLLATNLIHWYAIIPLVVLIVCTIFKLPSLATLAISAISGILLSYFHSSIPLNELFGILYNGYSMNTGVEAIDSLLSRGGMNSMLFTIILIVLSLSMGGLLFALGIIQTLLQTLQNQLKSVGSVITGTAFTAIGINVTIGEQYLSLLLTGEAFKDKFRALHLHPKNMARTIEDAGTVINPLVPWSVCGLFIASTLNVPVIDYLPFAFFCLLSPIITILFGWLNITITKISKN; from the coding sequence ATGAATGCAAAACAACATGTAAAACCACATTTTATTGAAGCACTTATTTTAATTTTATTTATTATTGCACTCATCTCCTATAGCATTATGAAACTCGGGAGTGTACCGCATATTCCGATATTAATAGCCATCTTTGTTCTATTTATTTATGGTTTCATGCGAAAATTACCTTACCGAGTTATGGAACAAAGTATGATTACTTCTGTTACAACTAGTATCGGCGCGATTTATATTTTTCTGTTAATCGGTGTTTTAATTAGTAGCTGGTTAATAAGCGGTACAATTCCTACCTTACTCTATATAGGTTTATCCATTATTTCTGCTAGCTTTTTTTATGCTGTGGTGTTCATTATTACGAGCATTATCGGCACAGCGATCGGCAGTTCGCTTACTACCGTTGCAACAGTTGGTATTGCAATGCTGGGTGTCGGCAATTCTATAGATGCTTCACTTGCTATTACAGCAGGTGCAATTGTTTCAGGAGCCTTTTTTGGGGATAAAATGTCCCCGTTATCCGATACAACAAACTTGGCTGCGACTGTTGCCGGTATCGACTTATTTACGCATATTCGAAATATGATGTACACGACAATACCTGCATTTACCATTTCGCTCGTTGTCTATGCTTGGATTTCACCGAGCAGTCAAAATATGAACACAAAGCTTATTACAAGTTTTAAAGAAACATTACTTGCGACAAATTTAATACATTGGTATGCGATTATTCCGCTCGTCGTTTTAATTGTCTGCACGATTTTTAAATTGCCGAGTCTTGCTACACTGGCAATTAGTGCGATATCAGGCATCTTGCTATCATACTTCCACAGCTCGATCCCATTGAACGAATTGTTCGGGATTTTGTATAACGGCTATTCAATGAATACCGGTGTCGAAGCAATTGATTCATTATTGTCACGTGGCGGAATGAACAGTATGCTGTTTACGATTATTTTAATTGTCCTGTCTCTTTCAATGGGCGGACTCCTGTTTGCACTAGGAATCATTCAAACATTGCTGCAGACACTGCAAAATCAGTTGAAATCGGTTGGTTCGGTTATTACGGGAACAGCTTTTACCGCAATCGGTATTAACGTAACGATCGGCGAGCAGTATTTATCGCTGTTATTAACCGGTGAGGCTTTTAAGGATAAATTCAGAGCACTTCACCTCCATCCGAAAAATATGGCACGTACAATTGAGGATGCAGGTACTGTCATCAACCCGCTTGTTCCTTGGAGTGTGTGCGGTCTGTTCATTGCCTCGACATTGAATGTTCCTGTTATTGACTATTTACCATTCGCTTTCTTTTGTCTGTTAAGTCCCATCATAACGATTTTATTTGGCTGGTTGAATATTACGATTACAAAAATCAGCAAGAATTAA
- a CDS encoding phosphoribosylaminoimidazolesuccinocarboxamide synthase, whose amino-acid sequence MELIYTGKTKDVFKLENELYLLKFKDDVTGENGVFDPGANTVGLTIDGAGLAGLKLTSFFYSKLNELNVPTHYVEANFDEATMTVKPATVFGKGLEVICRFKAVGSFLRRYGAYATEGQDLDSFVEVTIKDDERLDPPISEDALAMLDILTHEEYAILKQRTIEISKFVAAELEKKGLTLYDIKLEFGRDAKTGEILLIDEISGGNMRAYQGDTYIEPLQLEKIMLAE is encoded by the coding sequence GTGGAATTAATTTATACAGGTAAAACAAAGGATGTATTCAAGCTTGAAAACGAATTATATTTACTGAAATTCAAAGATGACGTAACAGGTGAAAACGGGGTTTTTGATCCGGGTGCAAACACAGTCGGCTTAACAATTGATGGGGCTGGCCTTGCAGGTTTGAAACTAACTTCTTTCTTTTACTCTAAATTAAATGAATTAAATGTACCGACACATTATGTTGAGGCAAATTTTGATGAAGCGACAATGACGGTTAAACCGGCAACAGTTTTTGGTAAAGGTTTGGAAGTAATTTGCCGATTTAAAGCAGTCGGTTCATTTTTACGTCGCTATGGCGCTTATGCAACAGAAGGTCAGGATTTGGATTCGTTTGTGGAAGTGACGATTAAGGACGATGAACGCCTGGATCCTCCTATTTCTGAAGATGCACTTGCAATGCTTGATATTTTGACTCATGAAGAGTATGCAATTTTGAAACAACGTACAATCGAAATTTCAAAGTTTGTTGCAGCAGAGTTAGAGAAAAAAGGATTAACACTTTATGATATAAAGTTGGAATTTGGCCGCGATGCAAAAACAGGTGAAATTTTACTTATTGATGAAATTTCAGGCGGTAATATGCGTGCATATCAAGGCGATACATATATTGAACCATTACAATTAGAAAAGATTATGCTTGCTGAATAA